The Jiangella alba genome includes the window GCGACGGCGGCAGTGGGGGGAGCGGGGCGAGCCCGTGCCAGGGCGCCAGCAGGGCGAGCAGCGCGTGGATCTCCGTCACGTACGGGCGGCGCAGGTCGGAGAGGCGGTCGCGCAGGTCGGCGTCGAGCTGGTGGGTGAGCGCCTCGATCTGGGCGGTGAGGGCGGCGGACCGGGCCCGGGCGACCTCGCCGGTGACCTGCGCGGCCCGCGCCCTGGACTGCTCGGCCACCTCGTCCGCCCGCCGCTCGAGGTCGGCGCAGGTGCGCAGGATGGCCTCGACAGCGGAACGGACGGCGCCGCGGGTAGGCGGCGGCGCCGCGGACTGCGTCACCCTGGCACGGTACCGGCTGCCTTACCCCAATGCAGCCGGAACCCGGGCGACCACCGGTAGCGTTGACACCAGACAACGACGAAGGGAACCTCCGTGACCTGTCCGAAGTGCAGCGGTCAGATGAAGACGTATGACCGTTTGGGCGTGCACGTCGAGCAGTGCGACAACTGCAAGGGCATCTTCCTCGACAAGGGCGAACTCGAGCAGATCGTCGCCGCCGAGGAGCAGTTCAACGCGCCGCCCCCGCCGCTGGACTACGGCCGCCAGGCGCCCCCGCCGCAGCAGCCGTACCAGCAGCCCCGTCAGCAGCCGTACCGCGACAGCCCGGCACCGTACGGCCGCGGCCGCGGCTACGACGACTCGCCCAGCCCGTACGGCTACGGCAAGAAGCGGCGCAAGAGCTTCCTCGACCAGCTCTTCGACTGACGCACGCGTGAATCTGCTGATCTGCGAGCGTTGCGGCGAACGCGCCGACCGCCCGCAGGTCGAGCCGGAGGCGGTCATCCGGTGCGCCCACTGCGGCCACCGGTGGCCGTTCCTCCGCCTCCCGCTGTTCTGCGTGACCGGCCCCAGCGGCACCGGCAAGTCGACGGTGCAACGGCTGCTCGCGACCGAGCTGGCCGACCGGTTCGTCGTCCTGGAACAGGACGTGCTGTGGGTGGCCGGCCTGCGTGACGACGGCGCGGAGCACCGGCCGTTCCGGTCGACGTGGCTGCGGATGGCCGCGATGATCCACCAGAGCCGCCGGCCGGTCGTGCTGTGCGGGACGGTCGTGCCGCCGGAGCTCGAGCCGCTGCCGGAGCGCGCCCTGTTCGAGCGCATCGACTACCTCTGCCTGACCTGTGACCCGGACGTACTCGCCGCGCGGCTGCGGGGCCGGCCGAAGTGGCGGGAGTGGGACGAGCCGCGCATTGCCGAGATGCTCGACTACGCCGCGTGGATCGACGCCACCGCGGCCACCATGGACCCGCCGATGACACTGCTCGACACCACCGACGTGCCGGTCGACGAGACGGCGCGCGCGGTGGCGCGCTGGCTGGACGAGCGCGCCTGACGGCTGCCGCCGACGTCTCGCGACGGCCGTCTGGGTGGAGCCGTCACGGTTGAGTCGTCAATGGTGGACGGGGATCAAGCGATCAAGTCAACTGTTGATCACGTCAAGACTTGATGCCAGTACGAGATACATGCCGTGTGACCACAGCAGCGGCCGGGCGTTCGGCCCCCACCGATCGGTCCACTCGGCCAGCCGGTCCGGCGCCAGCAGCGGCGGCACCTGCTCCGGCAGCGACCCGGACGAGTCGGCGGTCGAGGCGATCCAGCGCAGTAGCTCGGCGGCCCGCTCCCGCGACCCGGCGACGGCGTGGTGCCAGCCGAGGAAGGCGGCCAGGATCGGCCACTGGCCGCCGCCGTAGAAGGTGTCGCCGACGTAGCGGTGCACGCCGCCCGGGGTGGGGCCGGTGGTGGCTGGTGTGGCGGCGCTTGGGGTGGCTGACGCGGGGCCGGTGGTGGCACCTGGGGTGGCGTGCTGGCTGCCTGGGGCCGGGCCGGTGGTGGCTGGTGTGGCGGCGTGCTGGGTGGCTGGGCCGGCTGGGGTGGGCGGGTCGGAGGCGGCTGGCGTGGCGACGTCCGGGGAGGCCGGCCCGGCTGGGGCGGACAGCTCGGCGGTGATGCGGCCGACCGTCGCACGGTCGACCGGGCCGCCGGGCGGGACCAGCCCGAACGGCACCCCGGCCACCACCAGACTGGCGTCGACCGCGGTGGAGCCGAGCCACTTGCGCAGCGCGCCCTCGAACGTGCCCGAGCGGGTGACCAGCGCCGAGATCTCGTCCGCCGCCGCCGAGGCGGCGGACGGCAGCACCCCGAGCGCCGCGGCGGCGCGGAGGCCGCCGTAGACCGAGGCCAGGGTGGAGACGTGGGTGTGGTCGCGGTGCTCCTCCCACCAGTCGCGGCACGGCCGGGACCCGACGGCGACGAGGTAGCGGACGGCGACCTCGGCCGCGGCGGCGTACGGCGTCAGGGATAGGTTCCACCGGGTCAGGTGCGACCGCAGCGCCCACAGCCACGTCCCGTAGCCGTCGACCTGGTAGTTCCACCAGTCGTCGTCGTGACGGTCGCCGGCCAGGGTGTAGCGGGCGGGCAGCAGTTCGGCGTCCGACGGCTGCGAGCCGGCCGCCACCCGCGCCACCAGCGACTCGACGGCCGGCGCCTCGCGCTCGAGCACCCGCGCGCACCACTCGTGGAAGGCCGTGGCCGACTCGACGGCGCCGGCCCGGCTCATCCCCTCGGCGATGAACGCGCCGTCGCGGAACCAGCAGAAGCCGTACGGCGCGAAGCCGACCGCCGCGGGATAGGCGCCGGACGGGTCCTGTGCGCCGGCGATCAGCTCGACACTCACCTGAGCGAGTCGTCGCAGGTCAGGAACCTCGGCTACAGACAATGGGTTGACAGGCTCGGCCATGATGCCCGAATGTAGCCGATGTAACCGGTTTATGTAACCGGTACCAAAGGAGCGACCGACGATGGAAGACGCGGAGCCGAAGAGCCCCCAGCGACGCCGCACGGCCGGCCGCGCCACGGTGACGATCCGCGACGTGGCGCGGCATGCGGGCGTGTCGGTGGCGACGGTCTCGCGCGCCCTTCGCGGCAGCGACCTCGTCCACCCGGCCACCCGCGAACGCGTCGACGCCGCCATCGAGGAGCTGCGCTTCACGCCCAGCCAGCTCGGCCGGTCGCTGGCCGAGCGGCGGCACGCCGCCAACGGCATCGTCTTCCCCGACCTCTCCGGCCCGTTCTACGCCGAGGTCGTGCTGGGCTACGAGGAGGTCGCCGCGACGCTGGGCCGCTCGGTGCTCATCCTCAGCACGCAGAACCGAGAGTCCGCCGACGAGATGGTGCTCGACCTCGCCGGACGGGTCGACGGGCTGGCGGTGTTCGGGCGGACGGTGCACGACGACGTCGTCGCCGAGGTCGTCCAGCGCGGCGTCCCCGTCGTGCTGATGGCGCGCACCGAGATCGCCGGCGCCGACTCCGTCCGCACCGAGAACGTCGTCGCCGCCGCGTCCGTTGTCGACCATCTGCTGACGCACGGCCACCGGCGTATGGCGTTCCTCGGCGACCCGGTCGACTCCACCGACGTCGCCGAGCGGTGGGCCGGGTTCCGCGGCGCGCTCGCGCAGGCCGGCGCGGAGGTCCCGGAGCGGGCCATCCCGGCCGGGTTCAAGGAGGACGACGGCGCCCGCGTGGCCGCCGAGCTCACCGCCGGCGACCTGCCGGACGTCGTCGTGTGCGCGAACGACGAGCTGGCGCTCGGCCTCACCGTCGCGCTGGCCGAACAGGGGATCCAGGTACCGGGGGATGTCGCCGTCACAGGGTGGGACGACGTCATGGCGGCGCGCTACGCCGGGCTGACGACGGTCCGTCAGCCGATGCGCGAGATGGGGGCCCGGGCGGCCCGGCTGCTGGACGCCCGGATCAGCGGAGACCGTTCCGAACCACGTCACGACGTCCTGACCACCCAGCTCGTGGTCCGCCGCAGTTGCGGGCCGCATCCGAAGGAGGCTCATCGATGAGTCGACGACACATCACCGCCGCGACCGCCCTGGCCGCGGCGACCGCCCTCGCGCTCACCGCGTGCGGACGCGACGACGACAGCGGCTCCGGCGACGGCAACGCGGCGCCGTCCGCCGACCTCACCGATGGCCCGGCCACCGGCACCATCGAGGTCTGGGCCATGGGCACCGAGGGCGAGGAGCTCGGCGCCTTCCTGGCCGACTTCGAGGAGGCCAACCCCGACGCCACCGTCGAGGTGACGCCGGTCCCGTGGGAGGGCGCGCACGACCGCATCGCCACCGCCATCGCGGCCGGCGAGACCCCCGACGTCAGCCTCATCGGCACCACGTGGATGGGCGAGTTCGCGCAGACCGGCGGCCTCGAGCCGACGCCGACGGACCTGTTCGACGAGAACGACTTCTTCCCCGGGCCGTGGGCGTCCACCGTCGTCGACGGCACCTCCTACGGCGTCCCGTGGTACGTCGAGACCCGCGCGCTGTTCTACCGCACCGACCTCGCCGACTCCGCCGGGTTGCAGCCGCCGCAGACGTGGGACGACCTCAAGGCGTTCACCCAGGGCCTGCAGCAGGCCGGCGCGGCGCAGGGCATCTACCTGCAGCCGGGGCAGGGTGGCTCGTGGCAGACGTTCATGCCGTTCGCCTGGCAGAACGGCGCCCAGCTCACCGACGGCGACGCGTACACGCTGGACAGCCCGGAGATGACGGAGGCGCTGGAGTACTACGCGTCGTACTACACCGAGGGCCTGTCGCAGGACACCGTGCTGCAGCCGGGCGCGCTGGAGCAGATGTTCGCCGACGGCGCCATCGGCTCGTTCATCTCCGGACCGTGGCACATCGGCCTGGTCCGCGACGCCGGCGCGACCGACAACTTCGCCGTCGTCCCGCTGCCCGGCAAGGACGAGGGCCCCGGCACGTCGTTCGTCGGCGGCGGCAACCTGGCCGTCTTCACCGACTCCGACAACAAGGACGGCGCCTGGAAGCTGATCGAGTACCTCAGCGAGGTCGAGGTGCAGCAGAGCTGGTACGAGACGCTGACCGACCTGCCGTCGAAGCCGGCCGCCTGGGAGGACGGCCCGCTGACGGAGGACCCGCTGGTCGCGGTCTTCGGTGAGCAGCTGGAGAGCACCGAGGCGCCGCCGGCCGTCCCGACGTGGGAGCAGGTCGCCGCGGTCATCGACGGCGACGTCGAGGCGGCCGTGCGCGGCGCGATGAGCCCCGCCGACGCCGTCGCCGACATGCAGTCGCAGGCCTCGTCCATCGGGACCGGGCTGCAGTAGGCCGATGACGACCGCCACCTCGGCTCCGGCGAGCCGCCCCACCCCCGCGGGCGGCTCGCCGGCCGGCCGGCGCCGGACCCTGCTGCAGCGGCGGCAGTCCCGCACCGCCTGGCTGCTCGCGCTGCCGTTCCTGCTGCTGTTCGCGGCGTTCACCGCCGGTCCGGTGTTCGCGTCGCTGCTCATGAGCTTCACCGACATGCGCAGCACCGACGTGCGCTCGCCGTTCGCCGTCGACCTCGCCGCGTTCGACAACTACACGGCGCTGTTCCAGGACGCGCTGTTCCGCAAGGTCGCGCTGAACACGGCGATCTTCGTGCTGGTCGGCGTGCCGTTGACGATGGTGCTGGCGCTGGCCGCGGCGGTCGGGCTGAACAACATCACGCGGCTGCGGGCGTTCTTCCGGCTCGGCTACTACCTGCCGGTCGTCACCAGCATCGTCGCCGTCTCCGTCGTCTGGCGGTTCCTGCTGCAGCCGGACACCGGGCCGGTCAACCAGCTGCTCGGCGCCGTCGGCATCGGCGGGCCGGACTGGCTGGGCGATCCGTCGCTGGCGCTGCCGTCGCTGATCGTCATGGCCGCCTGGCGCAACCTCGGCACGCTGATGGTGATCTTCCTGGCCGGGCTGCAGACGGTGCCGCGCGAGCTGCTGGAGGCGGCCGAGGTCGACGGCGCGGGGCGCTGGCAGCGGTTCCGGCACGTGACGCTGCCGCTGCTGCGCCCGACGTTGCTGTTCGGCGCCGTCATCACCGGCATCGGCTACCTGCAGTTCTTCGAGGAACCGTTCGTCATGACCAACGGCGGGCCGCTCAACGCCACCCGGTCGGTCTCGTTCTACATCTACGACCAGTTCAGCTTCGGCAACTACGGGTACGCCGCGGCGGCCAGCTACGTGCTGTTCGTGGCGATCGTGGTGCTGACGGCGATTCAGTTCCGCGCGCTGCGGCCGAAGGCGTGAGGAGGCGACCGATGACCACGCAGACCCCGCTGCCGGCCGCCGACGACGTCCGGCCGGAGACACCGGAGGACGGCGCACCCGCGAGCTCGCGCCGCTCGTCGTCGCGCTGGCTGTACGTCGTGCTGACCGTCGGCGTGCTGGCGATGGCGCTGCCGTTCGTCTGGATGGTGCTGTCGTCGGTGAAGCCCGAGGCCGAGGTGCGGTCGATCCCGCCGACCTGGCTGCCGGAGACGTTCACGCTGGAGAACTACCGCGAGCTGTTCGACCGGCTGCGCTTCCCGACCTACTTCCTGAACTCCGCCATCGTCGCGATCGTGGTGACGGCGGGGAACCTGGTGTTCGGCTCGATGCTCGGCTACGCACTGGCGAAGCTGGACTTCCGCGGCAAGCGGGTGGTGTTCGCGCTGGTGCTCGGCACGCTCATGGTGCCCGGCATGGTGACCTTCGTGCCGCTGTTCGTGCTGGTCAGCAACATGGGGCTGACGAACACCTTCCCCGGGCTGATCCTGCCGTACCTGGTCGGGCCGCTCGGCGTGTTCCTGATGCGGCAGTACTTCCTGGGGCTGCCGGACGAGCTGATCCAGGCCGCGCGGGTCGACGGCGCCGGCGAGCTGCGCATCTTCTGGAGCGTCATGCTGCCGCTGACCGGGCCGGCGCTCGCGACGCTGGGGATCCTGACGTTCCTCAGCTCGTGGAACAACTTCCTCTGGCCGCTGGTCGTGGCGCAGACGGAGGACATGTACACCCTGCCGGTCGCGCTCGCGCTGTACTCCGTCGGCCAGAACGCGACGCAGTACGGCCTGCTGCTGGCCGGGGCGGTCGTCGTGGTCGTGCCGGTGATCGTGCTGTTCCTCGCGGTCCAGCGGTACTTCGTCCAGGGCATCGCGATGACCGGCATCAAGTGATCCACGTGGGAGGAAAGACGCGTGAGCAGTGAGATCGACGCCCGCACCGACTTCGAGACCAGGCTCGGCCGGGCCAGTGGTGACGCGGGTGGCGCCGAGCTGGCGCTGCCGGCTCCCGGCGGCCTGACCGCCAGACCCGGGCGGGCGCAGGTCACGCTGTCGTGGGAGCCGGTCGACGGCGCGGCGGGGTACCTGGTGCACGTGGCGGAGTCGGCGGACGGCCCGTTCGAGCCGCTGGACCACCAGGGCCGCGACGTGCTCTCGGTCCCGCACGGCCCGTACGCCGACACCACCGGCACGCCCGGCGTCGAGCGCTGGTACGCCGTCGCGGCCGTCGCGTCGGTGGATCACGTGGGCGAGCTGAGCGAGGCGGTCCCCGCGGTCGCGGCCGGGGCGGACGGCGAGCCGGTCGCCGTCGTCGTCGACGCCGGGTCCGACGAGGGCGAGTTGGACCGGCCGTGGGCGCCGATGATCGGCAGCGAGCACCTGTCGCACGCGCTGTCCATCGACCGCACCGGCGGGCACGAGATCGGCGCCGAGCTGCGGGCCGCGCTTCGTGCGGCGCACGAGGAACTCGGCGTCGAGACGGTGCGGGCGCACGGCATCCTCTGCGACGACCTCGGCGTCTACCGCGAGGTCGACGGCGAGCCGGTGTACGACTTCAGCGGCGTCGACCGCGTCTACGACATGGTGCTGGAGCTCGGGCTGCGGCCGATCGTCGAGATCTCCTTCATGCCGCGCGACCTCGCCGCCGACCCGTCGGCGACGGTGTTCGAGTACGGCGCGATCATCTCGCCGCCGAAGGACTGGGACCGCTGGTACGACCTCGTCCGGGCGTTCGTCGCGCACCTCGTCGACCGGTACGGGCTGGAGGAGGTCCGCGACCGGTGGGCGTTCGAGGTGTGGAACGAGGCCAACCTGGAGGTGTTCTGGTCCGGCACACCGGAGGAGTTCTTCCGCCTGCACTCCGTCGCGGCGCGCGCGGTGAAGGACGTCGACCCGGGGCTGCGGGTCGGCGGGCCGGCGTCGGCGGCGGCCGGCTGGATCGACCAGCTGCTCGGGGCCATCGGCGACGAGCCGCTGGACTTCGTCTCGACGCACACGTACGGCTCGCCGCCGCTGGACCTGCGTCCGGTGCTCGCGCGGCACGGCCGGGAGGGGACGCCGATCTGGTGGACCGAGTGGGGCGTCACC containing:
- a CDS encoding zf-TFIIB domain-containing protein codes for the protein MTCPKCSGQMKTYDRLGVHVEQCDNCKGIFLDKGELEQIVAAEEQFNAPPPPLDYGRQAPPPQQPYQQPRQQPYRDSPAPYGRGRGYDDSPSPYGYGKKRRKSFLDQLFD
- a CDS encoding AAA family ATPase is translated as MNLLICERCGERADRPQVEPEAVIRCAHCGHRWPFLRLPLFCVTGPSGTGKSTVQRLLATELADRFVVLEQDVLWVAGLRDDGAEHRPFRSTWLRMAAMIHQSRRPVVLCGTVVPPELEPLPERALFERIDYLCLTCDPDVLAARLRGRPKWREWDEPRIAEMLDYAAWIDATAATMDPPMTLLDTTDVPVDETARAVARWLDERA
- a CDS encoding glycoside hydrolase family 15 protein, whose amino-acid sequence is MSVELIAGAQDPSGAYPAAVGFAPYGFCWFRDGAFIAEGMSRAGAVESATAFHEWCARVLEREAPAVESLVARVAAGSQPSDAELLPARYTLAGDRHDDDWWNYQVDGYGTWLWALRSHLTRWNLSLTPYAAAAEVAVRYLVAVGSRPCRDWWEEHRDHTHVSTLASVYGGLRAAAALGVLPSAASAAADEISALVTRSGTFEGALRKWLGSTAVDASLVVAGVPFGLVPPGGPVDRATVGRITAELSAPAGPASPDVATPAASDPPTPAGPATQHAATPATTGPAPGSQHATPGATTGPASATPSAATPATTGPTPGGVHRYVGDTFYGGGQWPILAAFLGWHHAVAGSRERAAELLRWIASTADSSGSLPEQVPPLLAPDRLAEWTDRWGPNARPLLWSHGMYLVLASSLDVINS
- a CDS encoding LacI family DNA-binding transcriptional regulator, whose translation is MEDAEPKSPQRRRTAGRATVTIRDVARHAGVSVATVSRALRGSDLVHPATRERVDAAIEELRFTPSQLGRSLAERRHAANGIVFPDLSGPFYAEVVLGYEEVAATLGRSVLILSTQNRESADEMVLDLAGRVDGLAVFGRTVHDDVVAEVVQRGVPVVLMARTEIAGADSVRTENVVAAASVVDHLLTHGHRRMAFLGDPVDSTDVAERWAGFRGALAQAGAEVPERAIPAGFKEDDGARVAAELTAGDLPDVVVCANDELALGLTVALAEQGIQVPGDVAVTGWDDVMAARYAGLTTVRQPMREMGARAARLLDARISGDRSEPRHDVLTTQLVVRRSCGPHPKEAHR
- a CDS encoding sugar ABC transporter substrate-binding protein; protein product: MSRRHITAATALAAATALALTACGRDDDSGSGDGNAAPSADLTDGPATGTIEVWAMGTEGEELGAFLADFEEANPDATVEVTPVPWEGAHDRIATAIAAGETPDVSLIGTTWMGEFAQTGGLEPTPTDLFDENDFFPGPWASTVVDGTSYGVPWYVETRALFYRTDLADSAGLQPPQTWDDLKAFTQGLQQAGAAQGIYLQPGQGGSWQTFMPFAWQNGAQLTDGDAYTLDSPEMTEALEYYASYYTEGLSQDTVLQPGALEQMFADGAIGSFISGPWHIGLVRDAGATDNFAVVPLPGKDEGPGTSFVGGGNLAVFTDSDNKDGAWKLIEYLSEVEVQQSWYETLTDLPSKPAAWEDGPLTEDPLVAVFGEQLESTEAPPAVPTWEQVAAVIDGDVEAAVRGAMSPADAVADMQSQASSIGTGLQ
- a CDS encoding carbohydrate ABC transporter permease; amino-acid sequence: MTTATSAPASRPTPAGGSPAGRRRTLLQRRQSRTAWLLALPFLLLFAAFTAGPVFASLLMSFTDMRSTDVRSPFAVDLAAFDNYTALFQDALFRKVALNTAIFVLVGVPLTMVLALAAAVGLNNITRLRAFFRLGYYLPVVTSIVAVSVVWRFLLQPDTGPVNQLLGAVGIGGPDWLGDPSLALPSLIVMAAWRNLGTLMVIFLAGLQTVPRELLEAAEVDGAGRWQRFRHVTLPLLRPTLLFGAVITGIGYLQFFEEPFVMTNGGPLNATRSVSFYIYDQFSFGNYGYAAAASYVLFVAIVVLTAIQFRALRPKA
- a CDS encoding carbohydrate ABC transporter permease, yielding MTTQTPLPAADDVRPETPEDGAPASSRRSSSRWLYVVLTVGVLAMALPFVWMVLSSVKPEAEVRSIPPTWLPETFTLENYRELFDRLRFPTYFLNSAIVAIVVTAGNLVFGSMLGYALAKLDFRGKRVVFALVLGTLMVPGMVTFVPLFVLVSNMGLTNTFPGLILPYLVGPLGVFLMRQYFLGLPDELIQAARVDGAGELRIFWSVMLPLTGPALATLGILTFLSSWNNFLWPLVVAQTEDMYTLPVALALYSVGQNATQYGLLLAGAVVVVVPVIVLFLAVQRYFVQGIAMTGIK
- a CDS encoding GH39 family glycosyl hydrolase, which gives rise to MSSEIDARTDFETRLGRASGDAGGAELALPAPGGLTARPGRAQVTLSWEPVDGAAGYLVHVAESADGPFEPLDHQGRDVLSVPHGPYADTTGTPGVERWYAVAAVASVDHVGELSEAVPAVAAGADGEPVAVVVDAGSDEGELDRPWAPMIGSEHLSHALSIDRTGGHEIGAELRAALRAAHEELGVETVRAHGILCDDLGVYREVDGEPVYDFSGVDRVYDMVLELGLRPIVEISFMPRDLAADPSATVFEYGAIISPPKDWDRWYDLVRAFVAHLVDRYGLEEVRDRWAFEVWNEANLEVFWSGTPEEFFRLHSVAARAVKDVDPGLRVGGPASAAAGWIDQLLGAIGDEPLDFVSTHTYGSPPLDLRPVLARHGREGTPIWWTEWGVTPTHFHEVSESVFAAVFLLRGMRSSMGRLEALSYWVVSDHFEELGRPPALFHGGFGLRTVGELRKPRWWALAMLAALPTRRLSVRASGDGADSLVESLAASDPSGGRVAALVWNGTLDQSKAAGSDALGRRVELRFTGLPDGAYELRHHRVDDDHSCVPAVWRRIGGGAAWPTDAQWAELRAADRLDQLHPPRTVTATGGVVEVAFDLPNPSMSLVELVAAG